One stretch of Erpetoichthys calabaricus chromosome 14, fErpCal1.3, whole genome shotgun sequence DNA includes these proteins:
- the LOC114665097 gene encoding somatostatin receptor type 2-like has translation MALHRSHQHSLQETDTMLFLTSPQPPNSTYSWTYTSFLMETDSMNATNNGTKNITDPNIDKTSNAVISFMYFVVCAVGLSGNTLVIYVILRYAKMKTVTNIYILNLAIADELFMLGLPFIAIQLALVHWPFGQALCRVVITVDGLNQFTSIFCLTVMSIDRYLAVVHPIKSTKWRKPRVAKMINGAVWGLSLLVNLPIIIYSGQRIKDGRSSCTIVWPDPPEAYYTGFMFYTFFLGFFLPLTVICLCYLFIIIKVKSSGIRVGSSKRKKSERKVTRMVSIVVAVFVFCWLPFYVFNVTSVTCSLETTPVMKGMFDFVVILGYANSCANPILYAFLSENFKKSFQNVLCIKRVGGLDDIERSDSRQDKTRMMNDATETQSSLLNGDLQTSI, from the coding sequence ATGGCACTGCATCGATCCCATCAACATTCCTTGCAAGAAACTGACACCATGTTGTTTTTGACATCCCCACAGCCTCCCAACTCTACCTACTCCTGGACGTACACCAGTTTTCTGATGGAAACCGACTCTATGAATGCTACCAACAATGGCACAAAAAACATAACCGATCCAAATATTGACAAAACAAGCAATGCAGTGAtcagttttatgtattttgtagtgTGCGCTGTGGGGTTGAGTGGGAACACACTGGTCATTTATGTTATCCTGCGCTATGCCAAGATGAAAACAGTCACAAATATTTACATCCTCAACTTGGCTATTGCTGATGAGCTATTCATGCTTGGCTTACCCTTCATTGCAATTCAGTTGGCCCTTGTCCACTGGCCTTTTGGTCAGGCCCTTTGCAGAGTTGTTATAACAGTGGATGGACTAAATCAGTTCACCAGTATCTTCTGTCTCACAGTCATGAGCATCGACAGGTACCTAGCAGTGGTTCATCCTATCAAGTCTACAAAATGGAGGAAACCTCGAGTGGCCAAAATGATAAATGGTGCAGTGTGGGGACTCTCACTGCTTGTCAATTTGCCCATCATAATTTATAGTGGTCAGAGAATAAAAGATGGCAGAAGTAGCTGCACTATTGTCTGGCCTGATCCCCCAGAAGCATACTACACTGGATTCATGTTCTATACTTTCTTCCTGGGCTTTTTCTTACCATTGACTGTCATCTGTCTGTGCTATCTGTTTATCATCATTAAGGTAAAGTCCTCTGGCATTAGAGTTGGATCCTCTAAGAGAAAGAAGTCAGAGAGAAAGGTAACCAGGATGGTGTCCATTGTggttgcagtttttgttttctgctgGCTGCCATTCTATGTCTTCAATGTCACTTCAGTGACATGCTCCCTTGAGACCACACCTGTGATGAAGGGCATGTTTGATTTTGTAGTCATTCTTGGCTATGCCAACAGCTGTGCCAACCCTATCCTCTATGCTTTCTTGTCAGAAAACTTTAAGAAGAGCTTTCAGAATGTCCTTTGCATCAAGAGGGTTGGAGGGTTAGATGATATAGAAAGAAGCGATAGCAGGCAGGATAAAACCAGGATGATGAATGATGCAACTGAAACTCAAAGTTCACTGCTAAATGGAGACCTTCAGACCAGCATTTGA